Proteins from one Mycobacterium sp. SMC-2 genomic window:
- a CDS encoding NAD(P)-dependent oxidoreductase, which produces MELSVPWGNHDEAVGVLDSDLQRFVREAGNDDWSVIWAAGSGIIGSTGDQLVAETRIMSHLVTKMRELRPAGRGAFFLSSSAGGVYAGSTHPPFSEATTPRPLSPYGEMKLAQEQILRTKLEGWVPLVIGRLSNLAGPGQNLAKQQGLVSQLCRAAITRQSLNVFVPMETLRDYLYVDDAAAMVRTLVDNAVRDQPSTPVLRNISSQRPVSVCAVVRTVQQVAHRTVRIALGTSPSTRYHVRDLRLSTNFPREFQDVAITPFPVTVKRVYDGILRSAFLPSSISSPSAIAP; this is translated from the coding sequence ATGGAACTTTCGGTGCCTTGGGGAAACCACGATGAAGCGGTCGGGGTGCTCGACTCCGATCTTCAGCGATTTGTCCGCGAAGCCGGAAACGACGATTGGTCGGTTATTTGGGCCGCCGGCAGCGGGATCATCGGCTCCACCGGCGACCAACTTGTCGCGGAGACGCGCATCATGTCCCACCTAGTCACGAAAATGCGCGAGTTGCGGCCGGCTGGCCGGGGTGCGTTCTTCCTCTCGTCCTCCGCGGGTGGCGTGTATGCCGGGTCGACTCATCCGCCGTTCAGCGAGGCGACGACGCCACGGCCACTGAGTCCCTACGGCGAGATGAAACTCGCTCAGGAGCAGATCCTGCGGACGAAGCTTGAAGGCTGGGTTCCGCTTGTGATCGGACGGTTGTCCAACCTTGCCGGGCCTGGCCAGAACCTCGCGAAACAGCAGGGTCTGGTCAGTCAGCTGTGCCGAGCAGCGATCACCCGCCAATCGTTGAACGTTTTCGTACCGATGGAGACACTCCGGGACTACTTGTACGTCGATGATGCCGCCGCGATGGTGCGCACACTGGTTGACAATGCGGTGCGCGACCAGCCGTCGACGCCCGTGCTGCGCAACATCTCGTCTCAACGACCCGTGTCCGTCTGCGCCGTCGTGCGGACGGTGCAACAAGTTGCCCACCGCACCGTCCGCATCGCGCTAGGGACTAGTCCCTCCACGCGGTATCACGTTCGAGACTTGCGGCTGTCCACCAACTTCCCGCGCGAATTTCAGGACGTGGCGATCACGCCGTTTCCCGTGACCGTCAAGCGCGTGTACGACGGCATACTGCGGAGCGCTTTCCTCCCAAGTTCGATCTCATCGCCCTCGGCGATCGCACCGTAG
- a CDS encoding acyltransferase family protein, whose product MSGLKAEAQPVEPTRSHGRRLDIQGLRAVAVLLVVANHARLPVPGGFVGVDVFFVISGFVITGMIHRERSTGRFGFGRFYLRRFKRLTPALALMVAVTMVLSFCLLSPFGSQQTAAQTGIGAMLLVANFVIARNTGGYFNSPAESNPLLHTWSLSVEEQFYLVFPAILVLSWVLSERGGRRWARATLLAGTVALISFGLAAMGADRLAPGGADWFLGFYSPFTRAWEFAVGALLAIATTSRSLRSDKLAHALAWLGVALLAGSALLINSTTPFPGPWTLLPVGGTLLVIAAGTHHTTQASRALARPAVVKVGDWSYSIYLWHWPLVVFAVHLWPDVGFAPLGAATLSLLPAVASYRWVEDPLRRLALMTRPRTLALVAAVVSPAILLAATVGLAADRYWLPRYKSGAVPITHRGDTGWTDWDAYLRKTYHPCTDQAIRDAALKWKGISNCYQSKPGSRIDVAVVGDSHAEAFFLGLADVSPDKNIVYYSSRGVPIRSATGYYDRIIEAVASDPTIKTVILTSLWAVHGVPIDGLVHTFRAFTSRSKAVFVTDDVPVFQYFDPVGCKYRVAPILPFPKCSENRHVFDAAYAQYYPKLRAAVDRVPGVQLLNTAKYFCDNYVCSMNKGDALLYRDSNHVNNVGSRFLANHMLADYPAFRAAITQP is encoded by the coding sequence GTGTCTGGCCTGAAAGCTGAAGCTCAGCCCGTTGAACCAACTAGGAGCCACGGCCGCCGACTCGACATTCAAGGACTCCGAGCAGTCGCGGTTCTGCTGGTTGTGGCGAATCATGCCCGACTGCCGGTCCCGGGCGGGTTCGTGGGTGTTGACGTCTTCTTCGTGATTTCCGGTTTTGTGATCACCGGGATGATCCATCGCGAGAGGTCCACTGGGCGTTTCGGGTTCGGCCGGTTTTACCTCAGGCGGTTCAAGCGGCTAACCCCGGCTCTGGCGCTGATGGTTGCCGTGACGATGGTCCTGTCCTTTTGCCTACTGTCTCCGTTCGGCTCGCAGCAGACAGCAGCGCAAACTGGCATTGGTGCAATGTTGCTGGTGGCCAACTTTGTGATCGCCCGAAACACCGGCGGCTACTTTAACTCACCCGCGGAATCGAACCCCCTCCTTCACACATGGTCGCTCTCAGTTGAAGAGCAGTTCTACCTGGTATTCCCGGCGATTCTGGTCCTCAGCTGGGTGTTGTCCGAGCGTGGAGGGCGACGGTGGGCGCGAGCGACCCTCCTCGCCGGCACCGTCGCACTTATATCGTTTGGACTCGCGGCGATGGGAGCCGACAGACTTGCTCCGGGCGGTGCAGACTGGTTCCTGGGGTTTTACAGCCCGTTTACCCGAGCATGGGAATTCGCCGTGGGCGCGCTGCTCGCCATTGCCACCACGAGTCGCTCTCTTCGCTCGGACAAACTCGCCCACGCGCTCGCCTGGCTCGGTGTAGCGCTTCTCGCGGGGTCGGCCCTCTTGATCAACTCCACCACTCCGTTTCCCGGCCCGTGGACCCTGCTTCCGGTAGGCGGAACTCTCCTCGTGATCGCAGCCGGCACTCATCACACCACCCAAGCAAGCCGCGCCCTCGCGCGTCCAGCCGTTGTCAAGGTCGGAGACTGGTCCTACTCGATCTACCTTTGGCACTGGCCCCTGGTGGTGTTCGCCGTCCACCTGTGGCCCGATGTCGGCTTCGCACCCCTCGGAGCAGCAACACTGTCTCTCCTGCCCGCCGTCGCCTCCTACCGATGGGTAGAAGACCCATTGCGACGGCTTGCACTGATGACTCGTCCACGAACTCTCGCTCTCGTTGCGGCAGTAGTTTCGCCAGCCATCCTCCTGGCAGCAACTGTCGGCCTCGCTGCGGACAGGTACTGGTTACCACGATATAAATCGGGCGCCGTGCCGATCACTCATCGGGGCGATACGGGTTGGACGGATTGGGACGCGTATCTACGCAAGACCTATCACCCGTGCACGGACCAAGCCATTCGCGATGCCGCTCTCAAATGGAAAGGCATTAGTAATTGCTACCAATCCAAGCCAGGTTCTCGCATAGACGTTGCTGTTGTCGGAGATAGCCACGCGGAGGCCTTTTTCCTAGGGCTCGCCGACGTTTCACCCGACAAGAATATCGTCTACTATTCGTCGAGGGGGGTTCCGATAAGATCCGCAACCGGCTACTATGATCGAATCATTGAGGCGGTCGCGTCAGATCCAACCATTAAGACAGTAATTCTGACCTCACTGTGGGCTGTACACGGAGTACCAATAGATGGGCTCGTGCACACCTTTCGAGCCTTCACGTCGAGATCAAAGGCGGTCTTTGTAACCGACGACGTTCCTGTCTTTCAATACTTCGATCCCGTGGGCTGCAAGTATCGCGTGGCTCCGATCCTGCCCTTCCCGAAATGCAGCGAGAATCGACACGTGTTTGACGCGGCATACGCACAGTACTACCCAAAGCTTAGAGCGGCCGTCGACAGAGTGCCGGGAGTCCAGCTCCTCAACACGGCGAAATATTTCTGCGACAATTACGTTTGCAGCATGAATAAGGGCGATGCCCTCTTGTACCGCGACAGCAACCACGTGAATAACGTCGGCAGCAGGTTTCTCGCCAACCATATGCTCGCCGACTACCCCGCGTTCAGAGCTGCAATAACCCAACCCTGA
- the istB gene encoding IS21-like element ISMyma9 family helper ATPase IstB, with product MATKRAPVPGEADKLIAHQSRLLKAPRIAAHYGRLAEQGRAAGWSLEDYLAAVLAVESNARAESGARQRIRYAGFPAIKTINDFDFTAQPHVDRAQIARLEAGGWLAEARNIVLLGPPGTGKTHLATALTIAAAQAGHRVAFAAATGWVTRLAEAHRIGRLDSELRKISRIGLIVIDEVGYIPFDTEAANLFFQLVSTRYEKSSIILTSNLPFSRWGQVFGEATIASAMIDRIVHHADVIALKGASYRIKHTAIESLPSVEADRQADSTP from the coding sequence ATGGCCACCAAACGCGCTCCCGTTCCCGGGGAGGCGGACAAGCTGATCGCCCACCAATCCCGGCTGCTCAAAGCCCCGCGGATCGCCGCCCACTACGGGCGGCTGGCCGAACAAGGCCGCGCTGCGGGCTGGTCACTCGAGGACTACCTGGCTGCCGTGCTAGCCGTGGAATCCAATGCCCGGGCCGAATCTGGTGCCCGGCAACGCATCCGCTATGCGGGGTTCCCGGCGATCAAAACGATCAACGACTTCGACTTCACCGCCCAACCCCACGTCGACCGCGCACAGATCGCCCGCCTAGAAGCCGGCGGCTGGCTGGCCGAAGCCCGCAACATCGTGCTGCTAGGACCACCGGGCACCGGCAAAACACACTTGGCGACCGCGTTAACGATCGCAGCCGCCCAGGCCGGGCACCGGGTCGCCTTCGCGGCGGCCACCGGCTGGGTCACCCGGCTGGCCGAAGCCCACCGCATCGGGCGCCTCGATTCCGAGCTGCGCAAAATCTCGCGCATCGGGCTGATCGTCATCGATGAAGTCGGCTACATACCCTTCGACACCGAAGCGGCCAACCTGTTCTTCCAACTGGTGTCCACCCGATACGAGAAATCCTCGATCATCTTGACCTCTAACCTGCCGTTTTCCCGGTGGGGCCAGGTCTTCGGCGAGGCCACCATCGCCTCAGCGATGATCGACCGCATCGTGCACCACGCCGACGTCATCGCCCTCAAAGGGGCCAGCTACCGCATCAAACACACCGCAATCGAGTCCCTGCCCTCCGTCGAAGCCGACCGTCAGGCAGACTCAACCCCGTAA
- the istA gene encoding IS21 family transposase, with protein MEDWAEIRRLYRSEKLSQAAIARRLGLSRNTVAKALGSDSPPRYERAPVTTSAWAQFEPAVRAVLSAYPRMPATVIAERVGWTGGHSWFGENVARIRPEYAPADPCDRLVHLPGEQVQCDLWLPGRVVPDHAGVLRSFPVLVMVAAYSRFIAAMMIPSRVTGDLLGGMWQLLSGCIGAVPRTLLWDNEAGIGQRGRLADGVAGFCGVLGTRLIQARPYDPETKGLVERVNGYLRSSFLPGRRFCSPADFNTQLAQWLAQVANPRRHATTTMIPAQALGTDLQAMAALPPVAPATGTMITTRLGRDYYVSIGGNAYSVHPEAIGRMITVSVSLDRVMARCGERVVADHQRLWGTAGLVGDPEHLAAAAIMRENFRDRPTAGAHMDVEVQVADLGAYDALFGTGEVA; from the coding sequence GTGGAGGATTGGGCTGAGATCCGCCGGCTGTATCGGTCGGAGAAGTTGTCGCAGGCTGCGATCGCCCGACGGCTGGGTCTGTCACGCAACACTGTGGCCAAGGCGCTGGGTTCGGATAGTCCGCCGCGCTATGAGCGGGCGCCGGTGACGACCTCGGCGTGGGCGCAGTTCGAGCCAGCCGTGCGAGCGGTGCTCAGCGCGTATCCGAGGATGCCGGCGACGGTGATCGCCGAGCGAGTGGGTTGGACGGGTGGGCACTCGTGGTTTGGGGAAAACGTTGCCCGGATTCGCCCGGAGTACGCCCCGGCTGATCCGTGCGACCGGCTGGTGCATCTGCCCGGTGAGCAGGTGCAGTGCGATCTGTGGCTGCCCGGCCGGGTGGTGCCCGACCATGCCGGAGTGCTGCGATCGTTTCCCGTATTGGTGATGGTGGCCGCCTACTCGCGGTTTATCGCCGCGATGATGATCCCGTCGCGGGTCACCGGGGATCTGCTGGGCGGCATGTGGCAGCTGCTCTCGGGGTGCATCGGCGCGGTGCCGCGAACATTGTTGTGGGACAACGAGGCCGGGATTGGTCAACGCGGTCGGCTTGCCGACGGGGTGGCCGGGTTCTGCGGAGTCTTGGGCACCCGGCTCATCCAGGCCCGCCCCTATGATCCGGAGACCAAGGGGCTCGTCGAGCGGGTCAACGGCTATTTGAGGTCGTCGTTTCTGCCGGGTCGGCGGTTTTGCTCGCCTGCGGACTTCAACACCCAGCTCGCGCAGTGGCTGGCGCAGGTGGCCAACCCACGCCGGCACGCTACGACCACGATGATCCCCGCCCAGGCGCTGGGCACCGATCTGCAGGCGATGGCCGCGCTGCCGCCGGTGGCCCCGGCCACCGGCACCATGATCACCACGCGGCTGGGTCGCGACTACTACGTCAGCATCGGCGGCAACGCCTATTCGGTGCATCCCGAGGCGATCGGTCGGATGATCACCGTGTCCGTATCGCTGGATCGGGTGATGGCCCGCTGTGGTGAGCGGGTGGTCGCTGACCACCAACGGCTCTGGGGCACCGCGGGATTGGTTGGTGATCCTGAGCATCTGGCCGCGGCGGCGATCATGCGGGAGAACTTCCGGGACCGCCCGACGGCGGGTGCTCACATGGACGTGGAGGTCCAAGTCGCCGATCTAGGGGCCTATGACGCGCTGTTTGGGACCGGGGAGGTCGCCTGA
- a CDS encoding class I SAM-dependent methyltransferase, protein MTALSLVRRGVHALSEQPRAFDALRWVLMAGYRSHKEAWRREGITEAASILDLGCGTGAMAGFFRPEGYVGVDINPRYISRARTKKGRYRFEVADGRSLPFADASFDAVLIGGVIHHLDDDSARSVLEESRRVLVPGKGILVMCEAVPTRRRWNSIGRLVVALDEGDFISPAERYLELAREVFGQPVRHYPISAGVGDGVVIVAHN, encoded by the coding sequence ATGACCGCCCTTAGCTTGGTTCGCCGTGGGGTCCACGCTCTTTCAGAGCAGCCGAGGGCATTCGACGCCCTCCGCTGGGTCCTCATGGCCGGATACCGGAGCCATAAAGAGGCCTGGCGCAGGGAGGGCATCACCGAGGCGGCATCGATCCTCGACCTAGGGTGCGGGACCGGCGCGATGGCGGGCTTCTTTCGCCCCGAGGGCTACGTGGGGGTAGATATAAACCCGCGCTACATCTCGCGCGCCCGCACCAAGAAGGGCCGCTATCGTTTCGAGGTTGCGGACGGGCGATCCTTGCCGTTCGCGGACGCCTCCTTCGATGCGGTGCTGATCGGCGGAGTGATCCATCACCTCGATGACGATTCCGCGCGAAGCGTCCTAGAGGAAAGCCGCCGCGTTCTTGTGCCCGGAAAGGGCATCCTGGTGATGTGCGAGGCCGTTCCGACACGGAGGCGATGGAATTCGATCGGGCGCCTCGTCGTCGCGCTGGATGAAGGAGATTTTATCAGCCCGGCGGAGCGCTACCTCGAGTTGGCCCGCGAAGTTTTCGGCCAACCCGTCCGCCACTATCCGATCTCGGCCGGTGTAGGCGACGGCGTGGTGATTGTGGCCCACAACTAG
- a CDS encoding bifunctional 2-polyprenyl-6-hydroxyphenol methylase/3-demethylubiquinol 3-O-methyltransferase UbiG, giving the protein MSHPEQIGFFNAVVEANKALVEGASVLEIGSYDVNGSVRKIFATAGRYLGVDLIAGPGVDLVGSGHELDHRDGSYDVAISGECFEHDPHWRETFSNMVRMTRPGGLVAFSCASRGRPEHGTARTDKALSPGTQAVGMDYYRNLDEGDFANSLPLGSMFTAYRFWYLPTNFDLYFAGVKSGDDEGQGRACLPDDAAVKRLRSLMPLRHKAVRAPLRLLSGIIPEPRYQTVVVPYWNALLRLAPGQQRRSV; this is encoded by the coding sequence GTGAGCCACCCTGAGCAGATCGGCTTCTTCAACGCGGTCGTCGAAGCGAATAAGGCCCTTGTTGAGGGCGCAAGCGTGCTGGAAATCGGTTCGTACGACGTCAATGGCAGCGTGCGAAAGATATTCGCAACTGCGGGGCGTTACTTGGGAGTCGACCTCATTGCGGGTCCTGGTGTCGACTTGGTGGGGTCCGGCCACGAACTGGACCACCGCGACGGCAGCTACGACGTCGCCATCTCGGGCGAGTGTTTCGAGCATGACCCACACTGGCGCGAGACTTTTTCGAATATGGTCCGCATGACGCGTCCCGGTGGGCTGGTCGCTTTCAGTTGCGCGTCCCGCGGCCGCCCTGAGCACGGTACGGCGCGCACCGACAAGGCTCTGTCGCCCGGAACCCAGGCGGTCGGCATGGATTATTACCGGAACCTCGATGAGGGCGACTTCGCTAACTCGCTACCTCTCGGCTCAATGTTCACGGCTTACCGATTTTGGTACCTGCCTACCAACTTCGACCTGTACTTCGCGGGCGTCAAATCCGGTGACGATGAAGGGCAAGGCAGAGCCTGCCTTCCCGACGACGCCGCAGTTAAGCGTCTTCGATCCTTGATGCCATTGCGACACAAGGCTGTTCGCGCACCGCTCCGCCTGCTCTCAGGAATTATTCCCGAGCCCAGATACCAGACTGTCGTTGTCCCCTACTGGAACGCCCTTCTCAGACTGGCGCCAGGCCAACAACGCCGATCGGTTTAG
- a CDS encoding NAD(P)-dependent oxidoreductase, with protein sequence MTGLVSASARALAAQELRNDRILVTGSSGWLGRTALDLLAPLGLPTLALASRARIIRVGGSEIECRVWEDREVAGFAPTVVLDCAFVTRNRINDMPLNEYVAANRALTEHMVYAARLPGVRLALTVSSGAAVYPHDALDRPIEENPYGYLKREAEHRIAEAAARSGAVPVVARAWSISGAHVQQPQAYALGSMIRDADAGAIRIMARRPVFRRYVLAEELLALGIAEGGVGPATIDSGGELVEMAELAARVAAVVRPGAVISRDEVDPRDPDQYHSDGQDWERHCQRWGFATAPLDRQIEITALGVLGRA encoded by the coding sequence GTGACAGGATTGGTCAGTGCCAGTGCGCGCGCGCTCGCGGCACAAGAGCTCAGAAACGACCGAATACTCGTCACCGGCTCGTCGGGTTGGCTCGGCCGGACTGCACTTGACCTGCTCGCTCCGCTGGGCCTTCCCACCCTGGCGTTGGCAAGCAGAGCCCGCATCATCCGAGTCGGTGGTAGCGAGATCGAGTGCCGCGTATGGGAAGACCGGGAAGTGGCTGGCTTCGCACCGACTGTTGTGCTGGACTGCGCGTTTGTCACCCGAAACCGAATTAATGACATGCCCCTCAACGAGTACGTCGCGGCTAACCGCGCCCTGACCGAACACATGGTGTACGCGGCGCGGCTCCCCGGGGTACGTCTTGCACTCACCGTCTCCAGCGGTGCGGCGGTTTACCCGCATGACGCTCTCGACCGCCCCATTGAGGAAAACCCGTACGGCTACCTCAAGCGTGAGGCCGAGCACCGGATAGCGGAAGCAGCCGCCAGGAGCGGGGCGGTGCCGGTGGTCGCGCGGGCATGGAGCATCTCCGGTGCTCACGTGCAGCAACCGCAGGCCTACGCGTTGGGCTCGATGATCAGAGACGCTGATGCGGGAGCCATCCGGATCATGGCACGGCGTCCTGTGTTTCGCCGCTATGTACTTGCGGAGGAGCTGCTGGCGCTGGGGATCGCCGAGGGTGGCGTCGGTCCGGCCACGATCGACAGCGGCGGAGAGCTGGTGGAGATGGCCGAGCTTGCGGCGCGGGTCGCCGCGGTGGTGCGTCCCGGCGCCGTGATTAGCCGTGACGAGGTCGATCCGCGAGATCCGGACCAATACCATTCCGACGGCCAAGATTGGGAGCGGCACTGCCAGCGTTGGGGTTTCGCGACCGCGCCGCTTGATCGTCAAATCGAGATCACCGCCCTCGGGGTGCTCGGCCGAGCTTGA
- a CDS encoding inositol monophosphatase family protein translates to MSLLSLAAQVCNVFGAAGDSGLRMVQKVKDDQARDVVSALDQRLHATAASYVADCMPGCSLLSEEGAAPSDGLAALAQGEWLVVDPLDGSNNYVLSLPGYGFMAAHLVDGVVAGSVVVLPEHDLYIVFEHGELLLSQPFAPPSAAASAPIYYAYPPRLSEARRRARAELLDLVDRRSAGLYRYGSACMGAYNLLRGRHGAFIGHGVRVWDALAYVPLLHWFCLPARYHLGASDLTLIAGWDETFVDEACAVISANEAITFSPVSRNAKLVIST, encoded by the coding sequence ATGAGCCTGCTGTCCCTCGCCGCGCAGGTCTGCAACGTGTTTGGCGCCGCTGGAGATAGCGGGCTGAGAATGGTGCAGAAGGTCAAGGATGATCAGGCGCGCGATGTCGTGTCGGCGCTAGATCAGCGGCTCCATGCAACGGCGGCATCTTATGTCGCTGACTGCATGCCTGGCTGCAGCCTCCTCTCGGAAGAAGGCGCGGCGCCCAGCGATGGTCTTGCGGCGCTCGCACAAGGCGAATGGCTTGTAGTCGATCCGCTGGACGGATCGAATAACTATGTCCTGTCCCTGCCCGGCTATGGGTTCATGGCCGCCCACCTCGTCGACGGTGTTGTCGCCGGTTCCGTCGTAGTCTTACCCGAGCACGACCTTTACATCGTTTTTGAGCATGGCGAGCTCTTGCTCTCCCAGCCTTTCGCGCCGCCGTCGGCTGCGGCCTCGGCGCCGATTTACTACGCCTATCCGCCACGGTTATCCGAGGCGAGGCGCCGGGCCCGCGCAGAGCTCCTCGATCTCGTTGATCGGCGGTCGGCCGGGCTATATCGCTACGGATCAGCGTGCATGGGTGCGTACAACTTGCTGCGGGGCCGACACGGCGCGTTCATCGGTCATGGCGTACGTGTGTGGGATGCGCTTGCCTATGTCCCGCTGCTGCATTGGTTCTGCTTGCCTGCCAGATATCACCTTGGGGCGTCCGACCTGACGTTGATCGCGGGGTGGGATGAGACATTTGTCGATGAAGCTTGCGCGGTCATATCCGCCAACGAGGCGATCACCTTCAGTCCGGTCTCCCGTAACGCAAAGCTGGTGATCTCGACTTGA
- a CDS encoding mannitol-1-phosphate 5-dehydrogenase, which translates to MAHALIIGCGAIGRGFVPWILQNFEVDFHDASRELTAGISAQGGYSSYMSDGENLSHMRVTPRKVTADFGELNPADYDIAFISVGPRNVERLPAGVSRIACPIYSLENDPITVDCIKQRYGLEAVYFGVPDVITSSTAAPESLAKDRYAIHTENGVMYLQHSDRVSDSLKAALPNVKWLPVERLNQEWDAKLYIHNTPHCIAAYLGFIAGCTYVHEALAKPAIRRVVDGVIEELLYALKVTTHYDHHFIESYAEKEVRRFANRLLFDPVSRVAREPIRKLHPSGRLTGALRLLLSAGVRPVYLTIGIGAALHYMAKDDKDFRQLSHLDEFGLPAFLQYHLSLRPDSLESRYIEQSFAGVSAYLRREIA; encoded by the coding sequence TTGGCTCACGCTCTGATCATCGGCTGCGGTGCCATCGGCCGCGGCTTTGTTCCCTGGATCCTGCAGAACTTCGAAGTCGATTTCCACGACGCCTCGCGCGAACTGACGGCGGGGATTTCCGCACAGGGCGGTTACAGCTCCTATATGAGCGATGGCGAGAACCTTTCGCACATGCGGGTGACACCGCGAAAAGTTACGGCTGACTTCGGCGAGCTGAACCCGGCGGACTACGACATCGCCTTTATTTCCGTTGGGCCACGAAACGTTGAGCGGCTGCCGGCCGGCGTGTCGCGGATCGCCTGTCCCATCTACAGCCTCGAGAACGACCCGATCACCGTCGACTGCATCAAACAGCGCTATGGATTGGAGGCGGTCTATTTCGGCGTCCCGGACGTGATCACCTCATCGACTGCCGCGCCCGAAAGCCTCGCCAAGGATCGCTACGCGATCCACACCGAAAACGGCGTCATGTACCTGCAGCACAGCGACCGTGTGTCCGACAGTCTGAAGGCGGCGCTGCCCAACGTGAAATGGCTTCCTGTGGAACGACTTAACCAGGAATGGGATGCGAAGCTCTACATCCACAACACGCCGCATTGCATCGCGGCGTATCTCGGCTTCATCGCGGGATGCACCTATGTGCACGAAGCGCTGGCCAAGCCAGCGATCCGGCGCGTGGTCGACGGGGTGATCGAGGAGCTGCTCTACGCCCTCAAGGTCACGACCCACTACGACCACCACTTCATCGAATCCTATGCCGAGAAGGAGGTCCGGCGCTTCGCGAACAGGCTGCTGTTCGATCCGGTCAGCCGCGTCGCGCGCGAGCCGATCCGCAAGCTGCATCCCTCTGGCCGTCTCACCGGGGCGCTGCGGCTGCTCCTGTCGGCGGGAGTTCGGCCGGTCTATCTCACGATCGGAATCGGGGCGGCACTGCACTATATGGCGAAGGACGACAAAGATTTCCGCCAGCTGTCACATCTTGATGAGTTCGGCCTGCCGGCCTTTTTGCAGTACCACCTGTCGCTGCGGCCTGACTCGCTTGAATCCCGTTACATCGAGCAGTCTTTCGCGGGAGTCAGCGCGTATCTTCGCCGGGAGATCGCATGA
- a CDS encoding enolase C-terminal domain-like protein, with protein MSETVTREELVAALTNFRFEAGKWRFVDLRIDIPPGSFGSDAINPHTQYSNPVAVAEGDAGPAVGASFTLGAGNEMICAGGEFIVNELDGLTVADLMARGRGFYETLTNPLQLRWLSPNAGLPLMAGGLVVNTLLDAASKSVGLPAWEFLARLPTDVLMSLINLRHLDERYDAATVRRVLDLGLSDIDMRCARLRAEGLPVYYTTWIGYDAETIAKQIVAQHCDRGIPMFKVKISSDIEGDARKLTRIRQLVPEEIDLCVDANQTLDANEARAWLRLLADQGVKWLEEPFAPDNARLFQDLVGFKHDNALACEVVTGENCPNHFTASALIDSGIDRFQADPCRMLGLIDAILVTVVAALRNCAVTPHAGGSGLDELSPHIQLFNLARIRTDLAPSASLTENVGFCSRFFAAPTIVKQGRALAQQTPGFLVGLEPGVMHHVRSYQEGVSWLTL; from the coding sequence ATGTCTGAGACCGTGACGCGTGAAGAGCTGGTAGCCGCCCTGACCAACTTCCGGTTCGAGGCAGGTAAATGGCGGTTCGTCGATCTGCGTATCGACATTCCGCCTGGATCGTTCGGCAGCGATGCGATCAACCCGCACACACAGTATTCCAACCCGGTGGCGGTGGCGGAGGGTGACGCAGGCCCAGCGGTCGGCGCCTCGTTCACGCTCGGCGCCGGCAACGAGATGATCTGTGCCGGTGGGGAATTCATCGTCAACGAACTCGACGGGCTCACCGTCGCTGACCTCATGGCGCGCGGGCGCGGATTCTACGAGACCTTGACCAATCCCCTGCAGCTGCGCTGGCTTTCGCCGAATGCGGGCTTGCCGTTGATGGCCGGCGGGCTAGTGGTCAACACGCTGCTCGACGCCGCCTCGAAATCCGTAGGGTTGCCGGCGTGGGAGTTTCTCGCGCGGCTGCCGACCGATGTTCTGATGAGTCTTATCAACCTGCGCCATCTCGACGAGCGCTATGATGCGGCAACGGTGCGCCGGGTTTTAGACCTAGGTCTCTCCGACATCGACATGCGTTGCGCTCGTCTGAGAGCGGAGGGTTTGCCGGTCTATTATACGACTTGGATCGGCTATGACGCTGAAACGATTGCGAAGCAGATCGTCGCCCAGCATTGCGACCGCGGCATCCCCATGTTCAAGGTGAAGATCAGCAGCGACATCGAAGGCGATGCGCGGAAGCTGACCCGCATACGTCAGCTTGTTCCGGAAGAGATCGATCTCTGCGTCGATGCCAATCAGACGCTCGACGCGAATGAGGCACGCGCGTGGCTTCGGCTGCTCGCAGACCAAGGCGTCAAATGGCTCGAAGAGCCGTTCGCACCCGACAATGCTCGATTGTTTCAGGATCTCGTGGGATTCAAGCACGACAACGCCCTGGCTTGCGAAGTTGTGACCGGCGAAAATTGCCCCAATCACTTCACCGCGTCGGCGCTCATCGATAGCGGCATTGATCGCTTTCAGGCTGACCCATGCCGCATGCTCGGTCTGATCGATGCGATCCTTGTGACAGTTGTAGCGGCACTGCGCAATTGCGCGGTGACGCCGCACGCCGGTGGCTCGGGACTCGACGAACTCTCGCCGCACATCCAGCTTTTCAATCTGGCGCGCATCCGCACCGACTTGGCGCCGTCTGCTTCGTTGACGGAGAATGTCGGCTTCTGCTCCCGGTTCTTCGCCGCTCCGACCATCGTGAAGCAGGGACGGGCGTTAGCACAGCAGACCCCGGGTTTTCTAGTCGGGCTTGAGCCCGGCGTGATGCACCACGTACGCAGCTACCAGGAGGGCGTGTCTTGGCTCACGCTCTGA